From the Mycobacterium sp. 155 genome, the window CGTAGGGGTGGGGTCGGATTTGGATGGGGAGGATTTCGTTTTCGCGTTTGTAGGTGATCCAGGTTTCGATGAGGTCTTCGGTGAAGACGCCGCCTTCGGTGAGGTAGTCGTGGTCTTCTTCGAGGCGGTCGATGACGGTGGCCAGGGAGGTGGGGGCTTGGGGGATGTTGGCGGCTTCGTCGGGGGGCAGTTCGTAGAGGTCTTTGTCGACGGGGGTCAGCGGTTCGATTTTCTTTTTGATGCCGTCGATGCCGGCCATGAGCATGGCGGCGAAGGCGAGGTAGGGGTTGCCGGAGCTGTCGGGGCAGCGGAATTCGAGGCGTTTGGCTTTGGGGTTGTTGCCGGTGATGGGGATGCGCACGCAGGCGGAGCGGTTGCGTTGGCTGTAGACCAGGTTGATGGGGGCTTCGTAGCCGGGGACGAGGCGTTTGTAGGAGTTGACGGTGGGGTTGGTGAAGGCCAGTAGGGATGGGGCGTGGTGCAGGATGCCGCCGATGTAGTGCCGGGCGAGGTCGGAGAGGCCGGCGTAGCCGGATTCGTCGTGGAAGAGGGGTTGGCCGTTTTTCCACAGGGATTGGTGGGCGTGCATGCCCGAGCCGTTGTCGCCGAAGAGGGGTTTGGGCATGAAGGTGACGGTTTTGCCGTGGGTCCAGGCGGTGTTTTTGATGATGTATTTGAAGAGTTGGACGTCGTCGGCGGCGTGTAGCAGGGTGTTGAACTTGTAGTTGATCTCGGCCTGCCCACCCGTCCCCACCTCATGATGACCTTTCTCCAACGAGAAGCTCACACTCTGGAGGTTGGTGGCCATTTCGTCGCGTAGGTCGACGTAGCGGTCGTAGGGGGCGACGGGGAAGTAGCCGCCTTTGGGGCGGACTTTGTAGCCGCGGTTGGCGGTGCCGTCGGCTTCGAAGGGTTCGCCGGTGTTCCACCAGCCGGATTCGGAGTCGACTTCGTAGAAGGTGCCGTTCATGGTGGAGTCGAAGGCCACGGAGTCGAAGATGTAGAACTCGGCTTCGGCGCCGAAGAAGGCGGTGTCGGCGATGCCGGTGCTGGCCAGGTAGTTTTCGGCTTTGCGGGCGACGTTGCGGGGGTCGCGGGAGTAGGCCTCGCGGGTGAAGGGGTCGTGGACGAAGAAGCTCAGGTTGAGCGTCTTGGCGGCCCGGAACGGGTCGATGCGGGCGGTGTCGGGGTCGGGTAGCAGCATCATGTCGGATTCGTGGATCGACTGGAAACCGCGCACCGAGGACCCATCGAAAGCGAGCCCGTCTTCAAACACGCTCTCATCGAACGCCGACGCCGGAATCGAAAAATGCTGGACGACGCCGGGCAGATCGCAGA encodes:
- the glnA gene encoding type I glutamate--ammonia ligase; protein product: MAEKTSDDIFKLIKDENVEYIDIRFCDLPGVVQHFSIPASAFDESVFEDGLAFDGSSVRGFQSIHESDMMLLPDPDTARIDPFRAAKTLNLSFFVHDPFTREAYSRDPRNVARKAENYLASTGIADTAFFGAEAEFYIFDSVAFDSTMNGTFYEVDSESGWWNTGEPFEADGTANRGYKVRPKGGYFPVAPYDRYVDLRDEMATNLQSVSFSLEKGHHEVGTGGQAEINYKFNTLLHAADDVQLFKYIIKNTAWTHGKTVTFMPKPLFGDNGSGMHAHQSLWKNGQPLFHDESGYAGLSDLARHYIGGILHHAPSLLAFTNPTVNSYKRLVPGYEAPINLVYSQRNRSACVRIPITGNNPKAKRLEFRCPDSSGNPYLAFAAMLMAGIDGIKKKIEPLTPVDKDLYELPPDEAANIPQAPTSLATVIDRLEEDHDYLTEGGVFTEDLIETWITYKRENEILPIQIRPHPYEFALYYDV